Proteins encoded in a region of the Triticum dicoccoides isolate Atlit2015 ecotype Zavitan chromosome 3A, WEW_v2.0, whole genome shotgun sequence genome:
- the LOC119271436 gene encoding uncharacterized protein LOC119271436 has product MSRAPASSLRARGPALKPPCCISGNELDAVLCVACLNPALVFSPGRTPRRTPPAPSLAPSTSRNEPGRRAQAASPFLAFTRLTGRYCHAAVLSIRAAGARRPDPLHAAVLDLLRRPLISCLCIASPPLHVVCIAGLPCFLHRAGEERTQSAPPLWTSRSPARPALTAATTCAGLLLQRLKAQPPARC; this is encoded by the coding sequence ATGTCCCGCGCCCCTGCTTCCTCCCTTCGAGCACGAGGCCCAGCGCTCAAGCCGCCGTGCTGCATCTCCGGGAACGAGCTCGACGCCGTCCTCTGCGTTGCCTGCTTGAACCCCGCGCTCGTCTTCTCGCCCGGACGGACGCCTCGTCGGACTCCTCCCGCGCCAAGCCTCGCGCCGTCGACCAGCAGGAACGAGCCCGGCCGCCGAGCTCAAGCCGCCTCGCCGTTCTTGGCCTTCACACGCCTCactggacgctattgccatgccgcCGTGCTCTCGATTCGAGCAGCCGGAGCCCGCCGTCCAGATCCGCTCCATGCTGCTGTTCTTGACCTTCTCCGCCGCCCGCTGATCTCCTGCCTCTGCATCGCGTCGCCGCCATTGCACGTCGTCTGCATCGCCGGCCTCCCCTGCTTCCTGCATCGAGCAGGAGAGGAGCGAACGCAGTCAGCGCCGCCGCTCTGGACTTCGCGCTCGCCCGCTCGTCCCGCGTTGACCGCAGCCACAACGTGCGCGGGCCTCCTCTTGCAGCGCCTCAAGGCCCAGCCACCGGCCCGCTGCTAG